One region of Sphingomonas adhaesiva genomic DNA includes:
- a CDS encoding AsmA family protein, whose product MATTAPPVSAATPPHRGWRIARAVALGLLTAIAAAWLVLFITKGRFLKRPFESIVGRLTGREVQVGGDFQLYFAPWHIAFRAEGLRISNPGWATRPYLFTADRIDSRIAPLSLLWGKRHLSWLDLTNGAVDLEWDAAHRTNSWTFGAPKQGGKPLDLPRIDRATATGTTVRYRDPRMRLVADLKLDTIRSTDARIGDAVGVRGGGRLRDTPFTVAARLLSPDATVARGRNELVLRARAAGNVIDVAGTLPSIAAVENVPLAVRARGRNLASLLDIIGVVIPNTRDYRLRAQLVQSGQEYRFTRIAGTFGDSDVAGRLTVSNGERLHLDSQLETKRLDIVDAAPFIGYNPDIVAARGAVAAAAATGAGPQRIMPDAELPVATMQRFDADLKWRIGTLRSRRVPISDVDVTLALDRGRLALSPLTFAMARGNVAADAVFDTRQRPSAVRYDIRLAPTPMARLLAGYGVAEAGTTGTIRGRIQLAGRGDTIHDSLATANGRIAFVMPAGTLWTRNVELSELDIGTFVQKMFQDELKEPVRINCGLVAFTVRGGVAATDPILIDTTKNVILGRGGFSFRDESVDLAIRADAKKFSLFSGQSPVGIGGTFADPGLRVISPQLLARAGAGLGLAVVATPIAGLLAFIDPGDAKAAQCGPVLGARTAAAQRTDTGEPRKDVGNGQTGEAAPKRKKFLGIF is encoded by the coding sequence ATGGCAACGACCGCGCCCCCGGTGTCCGCCGCGACCCCGCCTCACCGCGGCTGGCGCATCGCGCGCGCCGTCGCGCTGGGCCTGCTGACGGCGATCGCGGCGGCGTGGTTGGTGCTCTTCATCACCAAGGGACGGTTCCTGAAGCGCCCGTTCGAGTCGATCGTCGGCCGCCTGACCGGGCGCGAGGTGCAGGTGGGTGGCGATTTCCAGCTGTATTTCGCGCCGTGGCATATCGCATTCCGCGCCGAGGGGCTGCGCATCTCCAACCCCGGCTGGGCGACGCGGCCCTATCTCTTCACCGCCGACCGCATCGATTCGCGCATCGCGCCGCTGTCGCTGCTGTGGGGCAAGCGGCACCTGTCGTGGCTGGACCTCACCAACGGCGCGGTCGACCTGGAGTGGGACGCGGCGCACCGCACCAACAGCTGGACCTTCGGCGCGCCGAAGCAGGGGGGCAAACCGCTCGACCTGCCGCGGATCGACCGCGCGACGGCGACGGGCACGACGGTGCGCTACCGCGATCCGCGGATGCGGCTGGTCGCCGATCTGAAGCTCGATACGATCCGCTCCACCGACGCGCGAATCGGCGATGCGGTGGGGGTGCGGGGCGGCGGACGGCTGCGCGACACGCCGTTCACGGTCGCGGCGCGGCTGCTGTCGCCCGACGCGACCGTGGCGCGCGGGCGGAACGAGCTGGTGCTGCGCGCGCGCGCCGCGGGGAACGTGATCGACGTGGCGGGCACGCTGCCGAGCATCGCCGCGGTGGAGAACGTGCCGCTGGCGGTACGCGCGCGGGGACGCAATCTGGCGAGCCTGCTCGACATCATCGGCGTCGTCATCCCCAACACCCGCGACTATCGCCTGCGCGCGCAGCTGGTGCAGAGCGGGCAGGAATATCGATTCACGCGGATCGCCGGCACGTTCGGCGACAGCGACGTCGCCGGGCGGCTGACCGTCTCTAACGGCGAGCGGCTGCACCTCGATTCGCAGCTCGAAACCAAGCGACTCGATATCGTCGATGCGGCACCGTTCATCGGCTACAATCCCGATATCGTCGCGGCAAGGGGCGCCGTCGCCGCGGCGGCGGCGACCGGCGCGGGTCCGCAACGCATCATGCCCGATGCCGAATTGCCGGTCGCGACGATGCAGCGGTTCGATGCCGACCTGAAATGGCGGATCGGCACGCTGCGGTCGCGCCGCGTGCCGATCAGCGACGTGGACGTGACGCTCGCGCTCGACCGCGGCCGGCTGGCGCTGTCGCCGCTGACCTTCGCGATGGCGCGCGGCAACGTCGCGGCGGATGCGGTATTCGATACGCGGCAGCGACCGAGCGCGGTGCGCTACGACATCCGTCTGGCGCCGACACCGATGGCGCGGCTGCTCGCGGGATACGGCGTGGCGGAGGCGGGCACGACGGGCACGATCCGCGGGCGTATCCAGCTGGCCGGGCGGGGCGACACGATCCACGATTCGCTGGCGACCGCGAACGGGCGGATCGCCTTCGTGATGCCCGCCGGCACGCTGTGGACGCGCAACGTCGAGCTGTCGGAGCTCGATATCGGCACGTTCGTCCAGAAGATGTTCCAGGATGAGCTGAAGGAGCCCGTGAGGATCAATTGCGGGCTGGTCGCCTTCACCGTGCGCGGCGGGGTGGCGGCGACCGACCCGATCCTGATCGACACGACCAAGAACGTGATCCTGGGCCGCGGCGGGTTCAGCTTCCGCGACGAATCGGTCGATCTGGCGATCCGCGCCGACGCGAAGAAGTTCAGCCTGTTCTCGGGCCAGTCCCCGGTGGGGATCGGCGGCACGTTCGCCGATCCCGGATTGCGCGTGATCTCCCCGCAATTGCTCGCCCGCGCCGGGGCGGGGCTGGGGCTGGCGGTGGTGGCGACGCCGATCGCCGGCCTGCTCGCCTTCATCGATCCGGGCGATGCGAAGGCGGCGCAATGCGGCCCCGTGCTGGGCGCCAGGACCGCCGCGGCGCAGCGCACCGACACCGGGGAGCCGCGCAAGGATGTCGGTAACGGCCAGACGGGCGAGGCGGCGCCCAAACGGAAGAAGTTCCTGGGCATCTTCTGA
- a CDS encoding GIY-YIG nuclease family protein, translating into MKQPCVYILASGQHGTLYTGVTSNLESRIVQHREGLIEGFTTRYGVTRLVWFEMADTMEAAITREKQLKKWNRDWKLRLIEGTNPHWADLALAMGLAATTNGNDA; encoded by the coding sequence ATGAAGCAACCGTGCGTCTACATCCTCGCCAGCGGACAGCACGGGACGCTCTATACAGGTGTCACCTCAAACCTTGAAAGCCGCATCGTCCAGCATCGCGAAGGATTGATCGAAGGCTTCACCACCCGCTACGGCGTAACGCGACTGGTGTGGTTTGAAATGGCCGACACGATGGAGGCCGCGATCACGCGCGAGAAGCAGCTCAAGAAATGGAATCGCGACTGGAAGCTGCGATTGATCGAGGGCACCAACCCGCACTGGGCAGACCTCGCGCTCGCAATGGGCCTGGCCGCGACGACGAACGGAAACGACGCATGA
- a CDS encoding NAD(P)/FAD-dependent oxidoreductase, translating into MAVDVAIVGAGPAGLTAGYLLTRAGYSVAIIEKDAHYVGGISRTVEHNGFRFDIGGHRFFSRSREVVDLWNEILPDDFIERPRMSRIYYEGKFYSYPLRAFEALGNLGIVRSTLCMASFAKARMFPKRDIRSFEDWTVNAFGRKLFSIFFKTYTEKVWGMPCDEMSADWAAQRIKGLSLWGAVVDGLKRSLGLNKRPNDGMQTKTLLETFRYPRLGPGMMWDAARDRIVERGGRVLMGHALRQLTFNAATQRWTVAATHGGATATIPVTINAAHVISSAPMRELASRLHPLPATLPEAANLKYRDFLTVALMIRSPDLFPDNWIYIHDPKVQVGRIQNFRSWSPEMVPDPAIACVGLEYFCFEGDGLWASSDDELVALATAEMAALGLCDPRQVEGGVVVRQEKAYPVYDEDYAQNVDMLRREIEDRFPTLHCVGRNGMHRYNNQDHAMMTAMLTVRNIQAGARVYDVWAVNEDAEYHESGNEGEAAALASVRQVPGRLKAA; encoded by the coding sequence ATGGCAGTGGACGTCGCGATCGTCGGTGCCGGCCCCGCGGGGCTGACCGCGGGCTATCTGCTGACCAGGGCCGGCTATTCGGTCGCCATCATCGAAAAGGACGCGCATTACGTCGGCGGCATCAGCCGCACCGTGGAGCACAACGGCTTCCGCTTCGACATCGGCGGGCACCGCTTCTTCTCGCGCTCGCGCGAGGTGGTCGACCTGTGGAACGAGATCCTGCCGGACGACTTCATCGAGCGCCCGCGGATGAGCCGCATCTATTACGAGGGCAAGTTCTACAGCTATCCGCTGCGCGCGTTCGAGGCGCTGGGGAACCTCGGCATCGTCCGCTCGACGCTGTGCATGGCGAGCTTCGCCAAGGCCAGGATGTTCCCGAAGCGCGACATCCGCAGCTTCGAGGACTGGACCGTCAACGCCTTCGGCCGGAAGCTGTTCTCGATCTTCTTCAAGACCTATACCGAGAAGGTGTGGGGCATGCCGTGCGACGAGATGAGCGCGGACTGGGCGGCGCAGCGGATCAAGGGGCTGTCGCTGTGGGGCGCGGTGGTCGACGGGCTGAAGCGTTCGCTCGGTCTCAACAAGCGCCCCAACGACGGCATGCAGACCAAGACGCTGCTGGAGACGTTCCGCTATCCGCGGCTGGGCCCGGGGATGATGTGGGATGCGGCGCGCGACCGCATCGTCGAGCGCGGCGGGCGGGTGCTGATGGGGCATGCGCTGCGCCAGCTGACCTTCAACGCGGCGACGCAGCGCTGGACCGTCGCCGCGACGCATGGCGGTGCCACGGCGACGATCCCCGTCACGATCAACGCCGCGCATGTCATCTCCTCCGCGCCGATGCGCGAGCTGGCGAGCCGGCTCCACCCGCTGCCCGCGACGCTGCCGGAGGCGGCGAACCTGAAATATCGCGACTTCCTGACGGTGGCGCTGATGATCCGTTCGCCCGATCTGTTCCCGGACAACTGGATCTACATCCACGATCCCAAGGTGCAGGTCGGCCGCATCCAGAATTTCCGCAGCTGGTCGCCCGAGATGGTGCCCGATCCCGCGATCGCCTGCGTCGGCCTGGAATATTTCTGCTTCGAGGGCGACGGGCTGTGGGCGTCGAGCGACGACGAGCTGGTCGCGCTGGCGACCGCCGAGATGGCGGCGCTGGGGCTGTGCGATCCGCGCCAGGTCGAGGGCGGCGTGGTCGTGCGGCAGGAGAAGGCCTATCCCGTCTACGACGAGGATTATGCACAGAACGTCGACATGCTGCGCCGCGAGATCGAGGACCGCTTCCCCACGCTCCATTGCGTCGGGCGCAACGGCATGCATCGCTACAACAATCAGGATCATGCGATGATGACGGCGATGCTGACCGTCCGCAACATCCAGGCCGGCGCGCGCGTGTACGACGTATGGGCCGTCAACGAGGACGCCGAATATCACGAGAGCGGCAACGAGGGCGAGGCTGCGGCGCTGGCCAGCGTGCGCCAGGTGCCGGGGCGGCTGAAGGCGGCCTGA
- the pheT gene encoding phenylalanine--tRNA ligase subunit beta, which translates to MKLTLSWLKDHLDTDASLDAIVEALTRIGLEVEGVEDPSARLTGFTVARVLTAERHPQADKLQVLSVDAGDGPLQVVCGAPNARAGLIGVFGRPGAEVPANGMVLKVAAIRGVESNGMMCSTRELELGDDHDGIIELPADAPVGTAFADYAGLSDPVIDISVTPNRQDCMGVRGIARDLAAAGVGMLKPLAVEAVAGEGPGPDVRTDDAAGCPAFYAQSVRGLTNGAAPEWMARRLRAVGQKPISALVDITNYVSIDLGRPLHVYDAATLSGGLVARKARGGEQVLALNGRTYTLDETMTAIADAQKVHDIGGIMGGEESGVSESTTDVVIECAFFDPDTIARTGQKLALTSDARQRFERGVDPAFLDDGLAIATRLVLDLCGGTASAVTRSGEPPLAPRAHAYDPARSETLGGLAIPADRQRAILESLGFTVASDWQVTVPTWRRDIDGPADLVEEVIRIEGLDKVPSTPLPRPAGVAVPTATPEQRIERRVRRAAAARGMDEAVTWSFIPEEQAAAFGGAPWRVANPISELLKVMRPSLLPGLLSAAERNLRQGADGVRLFEIGRRYLDDNGAPKERATLGVVLAGDRRPRGWRAGKAAPFDAFDAKAEALALLAAAGAPIDNLQVMGEAGAAFHPGRSGTLRLGPKTVLAAFGAVHPAILKAFDLSGAVVAVELYLDAIPAKRGAGFMRAAYAPPTLQPVRRDFAFLVPEAVTAEALTRAVKGADKAAIVRARVFDVFTGTSVAEGHKSVAVEIVLQPGEKSFTDADLKAISDKVVAAAAKQGAQLRG; encoded by the coding sequence ATGAAACTGACCCTTTCCTGGCTCAAGGACCATCTCGACACCGATGCATCGCTCGATGCGATCGTCGAGGCGCTCACCCGCATCGGGCTGGAGGTCGAGGGGGTCGAGGACCCCTCCGCCAGGCTGACCGGCTTCACCGTCGCGCGCGTGCTGACCGCCGAGCGCCATCCGCAGGCGGACAAGCTTCAGGTCCTCTCGGTCGACGCGGGTGACGGCCCCTTGCAGGTCGTCTGCGGCGCGCCCAACGCGCGAGCCGGCCTGATCGGCGTGTTCGGCCGGCCGGGCGCGGAGGTCCCCGCCAACGGCATGGTGCTGAAGGTCGCGGCAATCCGCGGGGTCGAATCGAACGGCATGATGTGCTCGACCCGCGAGCTGGAGCTGGGCGACGACCACGACGGCATCATCGAGCTGCCCGCGGACGCGCCGGTCGGCACGGCGTTTGCCGATTACGCCGGGCTGTCCGATCCGGTGATCGACATCTCCGTCACCCCCAACCGGCAGGATTGCATGGGCGTGCGCGGCATCGCGCGCGACCTCGCCGCCGCGGGGGTGGGCATGCTCAAGCCGCTCGCGGTCGAAGCGGTCGCGGGCGAGGGCCCCGGCCCCGACGTGCGCACCGACGACGCTGCCGGCTGCCCCGCTTTCTATGCGCAGTCCGTCCGCGGCCTCACCAACGGCGCCGCGCCGGAGTGGATGGCCAGGCGGCTGCGCGCCGTCGGACAGAAGCCGATCAGCGCGCTGGTCGACATCACCAATTACGTTTCGATCGACCTCGGCCGCCCGCTGCACGTCTATGACGCGGCGACGCTGTCGGGCGGGCTGGTCGCGCGGAAAGCGCGCGGCGGCGAGCAGGTGCTGGCGCTCAACGGCCGCACCTACACGCTGGACGAAACGATGACCGCCATCGCGGACGCGCAGAAGGTGCACGACATCGGCGGCATCATGGGCGGCGAGGAATCGGGCGTTTCCGAATCCACGACCGACGTCGTCATCGAATGCGCCTTCTTCGATCCCGACACGATCGCGCGGACGGGGCAGAAGCTGGCGCTGACCAGCGACGCGCGCCAGCGGTTCGAGCGCGGGGTGGACCCCGCCTTCCTCGACGACGGCCTCGCGATCGCCACGCGGCTGGTGCTCGACCTGTGCGGCGGCACCGCCAGCGCGGTGACGCGCAGCGGCGAGCCGCCGCTGGCACCGCGCGCGCATGCCTATGACCCGGCGCGCAGCGAGACGCTGGGCGGGCTCGCGATTCCCGCCGACCGTCAGCGCGCGATCCTGGAGTCGCTCGGCTTCACGGTCGCGAGCGACTGGCAGGTGACGGTGCCGACGTGGCGGCGCGACATCGACGGCCCCGCCGACCTGGTCGAGGAAGTGATCCGAATCGAGGGGCTGGACAAGGTGCCCTCGACGCCGCTGCCCCGCCCCGCGGGCGTCGCCGTCCCGACCGCGACGCCCGAACAGCGCATCGAGCGCCGCGTCCGCCGTGCCGCCGCCGCGCGCGGGATGGATGAAGCGGTGACGTGGAGCTTCATCCCGGAGGAGCAGGCCGCCGCCTTCGGCGGGGCGCCGTGGCGCGTTGCCAACCCGATCAGCGAGCTGCTGAAGGTCATGCGTCCCTCGCTCCTGCCGGGGCTGCTGTCCGCCGCCGAGCGCAACCTGCGGCAGGGCGCGGACGGCGTGCGGCTGTTCGAGATCGGCCGCCGCTATCTCGACGACAACGGCGCGCCCAAGGAGCGCGCGACGCTGGGCGTCGTGCTCGCGGGCGACCGCCGGCCGCGCGGGTGGCGGGCGGGCAAGGCCGCACCGTTCGACGCCTTCGATGCCAAGGCCGAGGCGCTCGCGCTGCTCGCCGCGGCGGGCGCGCCGATCGACAACCTGCAGGTCATGGGGGAGGCGGGCGCGGCCTTCCACCCCGGCCGCTCGGGCACGCTGCGGCTGGGGCCGAAGACGGTGCTGGCGGCGTTCGGCGCGGTCCACCCCGCGATCCTGAAGGCGTTCGATCTGTCGGGCGCGGTCGTCGCGGTCGAACTGTATCTCGATGCGATCCCGGCGAAGCGCGGCGCCGGCTTCATGCGCGCCGCCTATGCCCCGCCCACGCTCCAGCCGGTACGCCGCGACTTCGCGTTCCTGGTGCCCGAGGCGGTGACCGCCGAGGCGCTGACCCGTGCGGTGAAGGGCGCGGACAAGGCCGCGATCGTCCGCGCGCGCGTGTTCGACGTGTTCACCGGCACGAGCGTGGCGGAGGGACACAAGTCCGTGGCGGTCGAAATCGTCCTGCAACCGGGCGAGAAGAGCTTCACCGACGCCGATCTGAAGGCGATCAGCGACAAGGTGGTGGCCGCCGCCGCCAAACAGGGAGCGCAATTGCGTGGCTGA
- the rplT gene encoding 50S ribosomal protein L20 — protein sequence MARVKRGVTTRAKHKNILEQAKGYRGRRKNTIRVARQAVEKAGQYAYRDRKVKKRTFRGLWIQRINAGVRAEGLSYSQFMHGLKLAGVELDRKVLADIAMHEGEAFSAIIAQAKAALPQAA from the coding sequence ATGGCACGCGTCAAGCGGGGCGTAACCACTCGCGCCAAGCACAAGAACATCCTGGAACAGGCCAAGGGCTATCGCGGTCGTCGCAAGAACACGATCCGGGTCGCCCGTCAGGCGGTCGAGAAGGCCGGCCAGTACGCCTATCGCGACCGCAAGGTGAAGAAGCGCACCTTCCGCGGCCTGTGGATCCAGCGCATCAACGCCGGCGTCCGCGCCGAGGGGCTGAGCTACAGCCAGTTCATGCACGGGCTGAAGCTGGCCGGCGTCGAGCTGGACCGCAAGGTCCTGGCCGACATCGCGATGCACGAAGGCGAGGCGTTCAGCGCCATCATCGCGCAGGCGAAGGCGGCCCTCCCGCAGGCCGCCTGA
- the rpmI gene encoding 50S ribosomal protein L35, giving the protein MPKLKTKSGVKKRFKMTASGMLKHGVAGKRHRLLHHTGKYIRQNRGTKVLSKADTATVKAWAPYGLN; this is encoded by the coding sequence ATGCCCAAGCTCAAGACCAAGAGTGGCGTGAAGAAGCGCTTCAAGATGACCGCGTCGGGCATGCTGAAGCACGGCGTAGCCGGCAAGCGCCACCGCCTGCTGCATCACACCGGCAAGTACATCCGCCAGAACCGCGGCACCAAGGTGCTGTCGAAGGCCGACACCGCGACGGTGAAGGCCTGGGCGCCGTACGGCCTGAACTGA
- the pheS gene encoding phenylalanine--tRNA ligase subunit alpha codes for MTDTDDLKAHLLAAIDASVSLDALDAVRVDALGKQGRVTQLLKTMGALSPEERQVRGPAIHGLREAVTNAIAARKAVLEQAALDAQLASEALDMTLPVDTVAPGTVHPVSQVMDELAEIFADLGFAVATGPEIEDDWHNFGALNIPETHPARAMQDTFYIEPMARSAGDGPGVAGDGAQSAPMVLRTHTSPVQIRTMVEVAKRRNGAGEPIRIIAPGRVYRSDWDATHTPMFHQVEGLVIDKGITLAHLKWTLETFLRAYFERDDVVLRLRPSYFPFTEPSAEVDVGFSIEKGKRVIGGSEGWMEVLGSGMVHPRVIAACGLDPNEWQGFAFGCGIDRLAMLKYGIDDLRPVFEADVRWLKHYGFAALDVPTLSGGVGTAA; via the coding sequence ATGACCGACACCGACGACCTCAAGGCCCACCTCCTCGCCGCGATCGATGCGAGCGTCTCGCTCGATGCGCTGGATGCGGTGCGCGTCGATGCGCTGGGCAAGCAGGGGCGGGTCACGCAGCTGCTCAAGACGATGGGCGCGCTCTCGCCCGAGGAGCGGCAGGTGCGCGGCCCCGCGATCCACGGGCTGCGCGAGGCGGTGACGAACGCGATCGCGGCGCGCAAGGCCGTGCTGGAACAGGCCGCGCTCGACGCACAGCTGGCCAGCGAGGCGCTCGACATGACGCTGCCGGTCGACACGGTCGCACCGGGCACCGTCCACCCGGTCAGCCAGGTCATGGACGAACTGGCGGAGATCTTCGCCGACCTGGGCTTCGCGGTCGCGACCGGCCCGGAGATCGAGGACGACTGGCACAATTTCGGCGCGCTCAACATCCCCGAGACGCATCCGGCGCGGGCGATGCAGGATACGTTCTACATCGAGCCTATGGCGAGATCGGCCGGCGACGGCCCCGGCGTTGCCGGGGACGGCGCGCAAAGCGCGCCCATGGTCCTGCGCACGCACACCTCGCCCGTCCAGATCCGCACCATGGTGGAGGTCGCCAAACGTCGGAACGGCGCGGGCGAACCGATCCGCATCATCGCGCCGGGCCGCGTCTATCGCTCCGACTGGGACGCCACGCACACGCCGATGTTCCACCAGGTCGAGGGGCTGGTGATCGACAAGGGCATCACGCTGGCGCACCTGAAATGGACGCTGGAGACGTTCCTGCGCGCCTATTTCGAGCGCGACGACGTCGTTCTGCGGCTGCGCCCCAGCTATTTCCCCTTCACCGAACCCTCCGCCGAGGTCGACGTCGGCTTCTCGATCGAGAAGGGCAAGCGCGTCATCGGTGGCAGCGAGGGCTGGATGGAGGTGCTGGGCAGCGGCATGGTCCACCCGCGCGTCATCGCCGCCTGCGGGCTCGATCCGAACGAGTGGCAGGGCTTCGCCTTCGGCTGCGGGATCGACCGGCTGGCGATGCTGAAATACGGCATCGACGACCTGCGCCCGGTGTTCGAGGCGGACGTGCGCTGGCTGAAGCACTACGGCTTCGCCGCGCTCGACGTACCGACCCTGTCCGGCGGCGTCGGCACCGCTGCCTGA
- a CDS encoding aldose 1-epimerase family protein — translation MADDWIRIGNARLGAAIDPHGAQLSSITDADGRELMTDADPRFWTGRAPILFPVVGAPAGEIIRLDGRDYPMPKHGFARRRDFVATRESDTRAVFVLTDDAQTRAAYPFAFRLEIAFTVTDATLAIDVTITNPAADVSLPASFGFHPAFAWPLPYGRARSDHRITFDRDEPGMLKAIEPDGTIAPHEVPSPLDGRVLHLRDELFVPDALVWNPVHSDAVRYGASDGPQLDIAFPDTPMLGIWTKPGAAYVCVEPWHGHADPHGYTGDFRDKPGIFEVAPGGEKRIAMSVTLVV, via the coding sequence GTGGCTGACGACTGGATCCGCATCGGCAACGCGCGGCTGGGCGCGGCGATCGACCCGCACGGGGCGCAATTGTCGTCGATCACCGACGCCGATGGGCGCGAATTGATGACCGATGCGGATCCGCGCTTCTGGACCGGGCGCGCGCCGATCCTGTTTCCGGTGGTCGGCGCCCCCGCGGGCGAGATCATCCGTCTCGACGGGCGCGACTATCCGATGCCCAAGCACGGCTTCGCGCGCCGCCGCGATTTCGTCGCGACGCGCGAAAGCGATACGCGCGCGGTCTTCGTCCTGACCGACGATGCGCAGACCCGCGCCGCCTATCCCTTCGCCTTCCGGCTGGAGATCGCGTTCACCGTCACCGATGCGACGCTGGCGATCGACGTTACGATCACGAACCCGGCGGCGGACGTGTCGCTGCCCGCCAGCTTCGGTTTCCACCCCGCCTTCGCCTGGCCGCTGCCCTATGGCCGCGCGCGCAGCGATCACCGCATCACCTTCGACCGCGACGAACCCGGCATGCTCAAGGCGATCGAGCCCGACGGCACGATCGCGCCGCACGAGGTCCCCTCCCCGCTCGACGGCCGGGTGCTGCACCTCAGGGACGAGCTGTTCGTCCCCGATGCTTTGGTCTGGAACCCGGTTCATTCGGATGCGGTCCGCTACGGCGCGTCGGACGGCCCGCAGCTCGACATCGCCTTTCCCGACACGCCGATGCTGGGCATCTGGACGAAGCCGGGCGCGGCCTATGTCTGCGTCGAGCCGTGGCACGGCCATGCCGATCCGCATGGCTATACCGGCGATTTCCGCGACAAGCCGGGGATCTTCGAGGTCGCGCCGGGGGGCGAGAAGCGGATCGCGATGTCGGTGACGCTGGTCGTCTGA